Below is a genomic region from Nitrospinaceae bacterium.
CTCCACGATCTGAAAAATAAAAAACTTCTCAGTTTTGTGAAAGATGAAGTCGAAAAGATCCTAGTCGAGTACCCCGACAAAGCATTTGAACTGCAAAAGCGGGGAAACGACTGGCATCTCACCCGGCCTGAGAAAATTGCAAAGGTGAAAGGATTCATAGGTAACGATATTCTCTGGTCCCTAAACAGTCTGGAATACGAATCGATCGTCTCTCCTCCCCTGGACAACAAAGCTTCCGGTCTCGAGACACCCACGGTTTCTGTCACAATCTGGAAAGGAAAGGACCAGAAAGCGGGCAGAATCGTGGTCGGGAAAAAGACCGGGGACAAAGCCGAACATTTTGCCAGAGTAGACGGCGCTTCTGACCTCTACACGATCAAAGACCGGCTCTTAGAAAGCCTGCCTAAAGATTTGCAGAAATTCAAAGACGAGCCGCCACACGGCCCTACCCGCTAAGATTCCTGCCAGATTCCCTAAGAAAAGCTCTCCGCCCCCAATCCCGGCACCGTCTATCAAGCCCCATAGCTTCATTTTACGCACAAAAATGAAAGGATTTTTTGTAGCAGGCGACCTATATTTAGGTTCTCAAGAACGCCTTTTTGGATGGAGAGACAAATGCCCTTAGAAATCTCTCTCAGACAAGCAAAAAGTTATGAGGAGCCCCTATCATGAATAAGCTAGAAACCGTTGAATCGTTGATCCAAAAAATACCGTGCCCCGTATGTTTGAATTCACGGTTTGAGATTAACCTGAGCTGCGACCTCCCCCACTCGCTATGCGATTTCCACGCTATATGTGAACACTGCCATTACAAGTTCGTGGTCACGGAAGACTATACGGGAAGCAAAGATATCCTTCAGAGTGTGAAGGAGCATGTTAAAAAAAGCGGCTGTCCGACCTGTCATAGCCAGGATCTGGAAATTGAATTTTTATGCGATCTCGGGTCGGAAGATTGTTTTTTCCTGGTGAAATGCAAAGAAAATGACCATTACAGCAAAGTGGATCAAAAAGGCATTAGCTATCTATTCAGTTAACCAGGAAAACCGGTCCCAAAAGCGGTAAAAACGACAGGTTTTTCCCTTAGGGGAAAGCCCTCCCCGGTCCTGTCTTTTTGCAAAATAAAGGCTCTCAAGAGAACCGTCAAGTTTCCCTGAGGTATTGCCGTAGAGATATTTACGAAGCAGTCAGGCAAAAAGCATCCACCCCCCGATATTTCTTAGTTTTCCGTTTTTAACCACTGTTTTCACTACTATATACAGGCAAAGTTTATTATTTTGACCCACTATATTGTAGTTCGGAGAAAATAAACCGCCCTGCAGAAAATTTTTTTCCCTCCATGTCATTGAAAATTAATGTATTTTATTGAAAGCGAACCATACGATAATTTTTATAGTTGACAGCCCCCATATGTGGTGGTACCGTTCCCTCGCTACACTAAATAAAGGGAACAAATGCCACCCGTTGATGTCCAAATGATAAAATTTATACGGAATAGGAAATTTAAGGATTTATAAATTCCGAATACCGAAAACCCCGAAAGGGTCATTGAACTTCCAACGGCGGGTTACTAAAAGAGAGATGTCCATGTTAGTAAAGACACATTCCAGAAAGTTTGCAGTAAATCGTGGTATTTTTGGAATGTACGCCAGTCTCAAACCCCTTCCCAAACCCCCAAAAATTATGATCGCCAGCCGAGACCTCCGTTTTTCTTGGCAGAAGAAAACCTTCCAAGTGGCGCACCATGGAAACTCTTTTTGCACCCGGGGAATTTCTAACGAAAATTCTCCTGGGGAAATAGTAACCCGCCTCCTTTCTTTGAATTTAACCGTCTCGCCTGTTACCAATGTTTGATCCGCTTACAGGTGCCGTCATGTCAAGGGCAGGCATGTGGAGTCTTTTATTAGTTTCCATTTGAGTTGGTTCACCGGGCGGGGCGGTTTTCTATACTTCCAATTTAAAAATTAACAGCACGGACGGCGATGTTGTTTTGGCGGCTCCGGGAGTCATTTCGAAGAGCCTCCTTGCCTTCAACCATCACTTGAATTAATATTAAAAATCACTGTAGACAAAAGGATTTAGGGGATTTATGACGGAGGATTCTCATCTAAAATGTGAAGTGTCGGGAGAGCGTATTCCCACCTATTCCCACCCGGGAGATGCTGGAGCGGACCTGAGGTCGTCTGTGACCGAGGTGGTTCCCGCCCGAGGAAAAAGCCTGGTTGCGACCGGAATCTGTCTCAAACTTCCCCCTGGGCACGTGGGGTTGATCTGGCCACGCAGTGGACTGGCAGTCAAGCATTCCTTAGACTGCGGCGCCGGAGTGATCGATTCCGAATACCGGGGTGAAATCAAAGTCCTGCTGTTCAATCATTCCGATAAAGATTACGCCGTAAAACCGGGCGACCGGATCGCCCAGCTCATCGTTCAAAAATTCGAAAAGGTGGATTTCATTCCGGTGGATCGTTTGGAAGATACCGTCCGCGGCGGCAATGGATTTGGCTCCACCGGGTCGTGAATACACTCAGCGCAACCCAGCCACAAATCTTGTATTGAAAGCGTGGTTTTTTGCCTTTTTCACCCAAAAAGGTTTACAATGACAGATAGCCTCGGGTTTTTAGGGGTTTGGTGAATCACCGGATCAGTGGAGAGGGAAATGGGTTCGTTTAAAGGCTGGTTACAGAAAATGTTTGGAATTCCCGCAGGAGGTTCGGGAGATTCTCCCGGTGCA
It encodes:
- the dut gene encoding deoxyuridine 5'-triphosphate nucleotidohydrolase, which codes for MTEDSHLKCEVSGERIPTYSHPGDAGADLRSSVTEVVPARGKSLVATGICLKLPPGHVGLIWPRSGLAVKHSLDCGAGVIDSEYRGEIKVLLFNHSDKDYAVKPGDRIAQLIVQKFEKVDFIPVDRLEDTVRGGNGFGSTGS